One genomic window of Pseudomonas aeruginosa includes the following:
- the pgl gene encoding 6-phosphogluconolactonase, translated as MAISELKLPAGVGLQVWGSAAEQARGLAAEVAGRLRSALAEQGQALLVVSGGRSPVAFLEALSEEPLDWSRITLSLADERWVPESHADSNAGLVRRHLLRGEAAKARFIGLYQPAASLEEAAELADHHLHELPLPIDVLVLGMGDDGHTASLFPNSPGLDLAMDPQGTRRCLPMWAPSVPHQRLTLPRAVLAAAKVQLLAIQGQSKLATLNAALAVEDERRMPVRAFLRAPLTIHWYP; from the coding sequence ATGGCGATTTCTGAGTTGAAGCTGCCGGCCGGCGTCGGCCTGCAGGTCTGGGGCAGCGCCGCCGAGCAGGCCCGCGGCCTGGCCGCCGAGGTCGCCGGCCGGTTGCGCTCGGCGCTGGCCGAGCAGGGCCAGGCGCTGCTGGTGGTGTCCGGTGGGCGCAGTCCGGTGGCCTTCCTCGAAGCCTTGAGCGAGGAGCCGCTGGACTGGTCGCGGATCACCCTCAGCCTGGCCGACGAGCGCTGGGTGCCGGAGTCCCATGCCGATAGCAACGCCGGCCTGGTTCGCCGCCACCTGCTCCGTGGCGAGGCGGCGAAGGCGCGCTTCATCGGCCTCTACCAGCCGGCGGCGAGCCTGGAGGAAGCGGCCGAGCTGGCCGACCACCACCTGCACGAGCTGCCGTTGCCGATCGACGTGCTGGTCCTCGGCATGGGCGACGACGGCCATACCGCCTCGCTGTTCCCGAACAGCCCTGGCCTGGACCTGGCGATGGATCCCCAGGGCACGCGCCGTTGCCTGCCGATGTGGGCGCCGAGCGTGCCGCACCAGCGCCTGACCCTACCGCGCGCCGTGCTGGCGGCGGCGAAGGTGCAGCTGCTGGCGATCCAGGGCCAGTCCAAGCTGGCCACCCTGAACGCCGCGCTGGCGGTCGAGGACGAACGGCGGATGCCGGTTCGCGCCTTCCTCCGCGCGCCGCTGACGATCCATTGGTACCCCTGA
- a CDS encoding D-hexose-6-phosphate mutarotase, which translates to MLEHPLQRFFHSMRAKRPFDWVRFQRRDLLLIDHPLCQAVFSRQGAQLLHFQPQGERPLLWCASEWPALSSAPVRGGIPVCWPWFGSHPNGSEWPQQGWARQREWRLLDAYADESKVVVSWQLDLEDWHVRLDARLGQRLELELCSYHEEDDDCLFSFALQPYWRVGALSRVVVHGMELESARGQRGASRIPGTWIPRGAVKQVLYHPGSLVLEDGGWNRRLRIDKNVSAGSVIWHPGSRPVEQVEPGEAERFLCIGAAGYRPGGLILAPGERMRLNLAAGLQ; encoded by the coding sequence ATGCTTGAGCATCCGCTGCAGCGTTTCTTTCATTCCATGCGGGCCAAGCGACCGTTCGACTGGGTACGCTTCCAACGTCGCGATCTGCTGTTGATCGACCATCCGCTGTGCCAGGCCGTATTCAGTCGGCAAGGGGCGCAGCTCCTGCATTTCCAGCCGCAGGGCGAACGCCCGTTGCTGTGGTGCGCCAGCGAATGGCCGGCCCTCAGCAGCGCGCCGGTGCGCGGCGGCATCCCGGTCTGCTGGCCGTGGTTCGGCAGCCATCCGAACGGCAGCGAATGGCCGCAGCAGGGCTGGGCGCGGCAACGCGAATGGCGCCTGCTGGATGCCTACGCCGACGAAAGCAAGGTGGTGGTGAGCTGGCAACTGGACCTGGAGGACTGGCACGTGCGCCTCGATGCGCGCCTTGGCCAGCGCCTGGAGCTGGAGCTGTGCAGCTACCATGAGGAAGACGACGATTGCCTGTTCAGCTTCGCCCTGCAGCCCTACTGGCGGGTCGGCGCGCTGAGCCGGGTGGTGGTGCACGGCATGGAGCTGGAGTCGGCTCGCGGCCAGCGCGGCGCTTCGCGGATTCCGGGAACCTGGATACCGCGCGGCGCGGTCAAGCAGGTGCTCTACCATCCCGGATCGCTGGTGCTGGAGGACGGCGGCTGGAACCGCCGCTTGCGGATCGACAAGAACGTCAGCGCCGGCAGCGTGATCTGGCACCCCGGCAGCCGCCCGGTGGAGCAGGTCGAGCCGGGCGAAGCGGAACGCTTCCTCTGTATCGGCGCCGCTGGCTACCGCCCGGGCGGGCTGATCCTGGCGCCCGGCGAACGCATGCGCCTGAATCTCGCCGCCGGCCTGCAATAG
- a CDS encoding MurR/RpiR family transcriptional regulator — protein sequence MKNLLEQIKSRLDELNKAERKVAEVILQNPQQATRFSIAALAQAAAVSEPTVNRFCRSFGMSGYPELKIQLAQSLASGAAFVTQAVAEDDGPEAYTRKIFSNTIASLDSAHKLLDPRVIDRAVDLLIQARQIHFFGLGASASVALDAQHKFFRFNLAVSAQADVLMQRMIASVAHTGDLFVVISYTGRTRELVEVAHLARENGASVLGLTAAGSPLARASTLCLDIPLPEDTDIYMPMTSRIVQLTVLDVLATGVTLRRGVDFQPHLRRIKESLVPTRYPLDEDN from the coding sequence ATGAAAAACCTGCTGGAGCAGATCAAGAGCCGCCTGGACGAACTGAACAAGGCGGAGCGCAAAGTCGCCGAGGTCATCCTGCAGAACCCGCAGCAGGCCACCCGCTTCAGCATCGCCGCCCTGGCCCAGGCGGCAGCGGTCAGCGAACCGACGGTGAACCGCTTCTGTCGCTCCTTCGGCATGAGCGGCTATCCGGAACTGAAGATCCAGCTGGCCCAGAGCCTGGCCAGCGGCGCTGCCTTCGTAACCCAGGCGGTAGCCGAGGACGACGGGCCGGAAGCCTATACGCGGAAGATCTTCAGCAACACCATCGCCTCCCTCGACAGCGCCCACAAGTTGCTTGACCCACGCGTCATCGACCGCGCCGTGGACCTGTTGATCCAGGCCCGGCAGATCCACTTCTTCGGTCTTGGCGCCTCGGCCTCGGTAGCGCTCGACGCGCAGCACAAGTTCTTCCGCTTCAACCTGGCGGTGAGCGCCCAGGCCGACGTGCTGATGCAACGGATGATCGCCTCGGTGGCGCATACCGGCGACCTGTTCGTGGTGATTTCCTATACCGGACGCACCCGCGAGCTGGTGGAGGTGGCGCACCTGGCGCGGGAGAACGGCGCCTCGGTGCTCGGCCTGACCGCCGCCGGCTCGCCGCTGGCCAGGGCCAGCACCCTGTGCCTGGACATCCCGTTGCCGGAAGACACCGACATCTACATGCCGATGACTTCGCGGATCGTCCAGCTCACCGTGCTCGACGTACTGGCCACCGGAGTGACCCTGCGCCGCGGCGTGGACTTCCAGCCGCACCTGCGGCGGATCAAGGAAAGCCTGGTGCCAACCCGCTATCCCCTCGACGAGGACAACTGA
- the oprB gene encoding carbohydrate porin OprB, whose product MYKNKKTRPAARTVGCLFALGALGLGSAAHAAEAFSPNSKWMLGDWGGKRTELLEKGYDFKLEYVGEAAANLDGGYDDDKTGRYTDQFALGVHMDLEKILGWKATEFQFTVTERNGKNLSNDRIGDPRAGHISSVQEVWGRGQTWRLTQLWLKQQYFDGALDVKFGRFGEGEDFNSFPCDFQNLAFCGSQVGNWAGSIWYNWPVSQWALRVKYNFAPDWYVQVGAYEQNPSNLETGNGFKMSGSGTKGALLPVELIWQPKVGAEQLPGEYRLGYYYSTAKADDVYDDVDGQPQGLTGNDFKSRGSKHGWWVVAQQQVTSHNGDASRGLSLFANLTVHDKATNVVDNYQQLGVVYKGPFDARPKDDIGLGIARIHVNDDVKKRQRLVNQVNGIDDYDNPLYQPLQDTEYNAELYYGVHVTDWLTVRPNLQYIKQPGGVDEVDNALVAGIKIQTVF is encoded by the coding sequence GTTGGCTGCCTGTTTGCCCTTGGAGCGCTGGGCTTGGGGAGCGCGGCGCACGCCGCCGAGGCGTTCTCCCCGAACTCGAAATGGATGCTCGGCGACTGGGGCGGCAAGCGCACCGAGCTGCTGGAGAAGGGCTACGACTTCAAGCTGGAGTACGTCGGCGAGGCGGCGGCCAACCTCGACGGCGGCTATGACGACGACAAGACAGGACGCTACACCGACCAGTTCGCCCTGGGCGTGCACATGGACCTGGAGAAGATCCTCGGCTGGAAGGCTACCGAGTTCCAGTTCACCGTCACCGAGCGCAACGGCAAGAACCTTTCCAACGACCGCATCGGCGACCCGCGTGCCGGGCACATCAGCTCGGTGCAGGAGGTCTGGGGCCGCGGGCAGACCTGGCGGCTGACCCAGCTATGGCTCAAGCAGCAGTACTTCGACGGCGCGCTGGACGTGAAATTCGGCCGTTTCGGCGAGGGCGAGGACTTCAACAGCTTCCCCTGCGATTTCCAGAACCTGGCCTTCTGCGGCTCGCAGGTGGGCAACTGGGCGGGGAGCATCTGGTACAACTGGCCGGTCAGCCAGTGGGCGTTGCGGGTGAAGTACAACTTCGCGCCGGACTGGTACGTGCAGGTCGGCGCCTACGAGCAGAACCCGTCGAACCTGGAGACCGGCAACGGCTTCAAGATGAGCGGCAGCGGGACCAAGGGCGCGCTGCTGCCGGTGGAGCTGATCTGGCAGCCGAAGGTCGGCGCCGAGCAACTGCCGGGCGAGTACCGGCTGGGTTACTACTACAGCACGGCGAAGGCCGATGACGTCTACGACGACGTCGACGGCCAGCCGCAGGGGCTGACCGGCAACGACTTCAAGTCGCGCGGCAGCAAGCATGGCTGGTGGGTGGTGGCGCAGCAGCAGGTCACTTCGCACAACGGCGATGCCTCGCGCGGGTTGAGCCTGTTCGCCAACCTGACGGTCCACGACAAGGCGACCAACGTGGTGGACAACTACCAGCAGCTCGGGGTGGTCTACAAGGGGCCGTTCGACGCGCGGCCGAAGGACGACATCGGCCTGGGCATCGCGCGCATCCATGTCAACGACGATGTGAAGAAGCGCCAGCGCCTGGTGAACCAGGTGAACGGCATCGACGACTACGACAACCCGCTGTACCAGCCGCTGCAGGACACCGAGTACAACGCCGAGCTGTACTACGGGGTGCATGTGACCGACTGGCTGACGGTGCGGCCGAACCTGCAATACATCAAGCAGCCGGGCGGGGTCGACGAGGTCGACAACGCGCTGGTGGCGGGGATCAAGATCCAGACGGTGTTCTGA
- the zwf gene encoding glucose-6-phosphate dehydrogenase, with protein sequence MPDVRVLPCTLALFGALGDLALRKLFPALYQLDRENLLHRDTRVLALARDEGAAAEHLATLEQRLRLAVPAKEWDDAVWQRFRERLDYLSMDFLDPQAYVGLREAVDDELPLVAYFATPASVFGGICENLAAAGLAERTRVVLEKPIGHDLESSREVNEAVARFFPESRIYRIDHYLGKETVQNLIALRFANSLFETQWNQNHISHVEITVAEKVGIEGRWGYFDQAGQLRDMVQNHLLQLLCLIAMDPPSDLSADSIRDEKVKVLRALEPIPAEQLASRVVRGQYTAGFSDGKAVPGYLEEEHANRDSDAETFVALRVDIRNWRWSGVPFYLRTGKRMPQKLSQIVIHFKEPPHYIFAPEQRSLISNRLIIRLQPDEGISLQVMTKDQGLGKGMQLRTGPLQLSFSETYHAARIPDAYERLLLEVTQGNQYLFVRKDEVEFAWKWCDQLIAGWERLSEAPKPYPAGSWGPVASVALVARDGRSWYGDF encoded by the coding sequence ATGCCTGATGTCCGCGTTCTGCCTTGCACGTTAGCGCTGTTCGGTGCGCTGGGCGATCTCGCCTTGCGCAAGCTGTTCCCGGCGCTCTACCAACTCGATCGTGAGAACCTGCTGCACCGCGATACCCGCGTCCTGGCCCTGGCCCGTGACGAAGGCGCTGCCGCCGAACACCTGGCGACGCTGGAGCAGCGCCTGCGCCTGGCAGTGCCGGCGAAGGAGTGGGACGACGCGGTCTGGCAGCGTTTCCGCGAACGCCTCGACTACCTGAGCATGGACTTCCTCGACCCGCAGGCCTATGTCGGCTTGCGCGAGGCGGTGGATGACGAACTGCCGCTGGTCGCCTACTTCGCCACGCCGGCCTCGGTGTTCGGCGGCATCTGCGAGAACCTCGCCGCCGCCGGTCTCGCCGAGCGCACCCGGGTGGTGCTGGAGAAGCCCATCGGTCATGACCTGGAGTCGTCCCGCGAGGTCAACGAGGCAGTCGCCCGGTTCTTCCCGGAAAGCCGCATCTACCGGATCGACCATTACCTGGGCAAGGAGACGGTGCAGAACCTGATCGCCCTGCGCTTCGCCAACAGCCTCTTCGAGACCCAGTGGAACCAGAACCACATCTCCCACGTGGAGATCACCGTGGCCGAGAAGGTCGGCATCGAAGGCCGCTGGGGCTACTTCGACCAGGCCGGGCAACTGCGCGACATGGTGCAGAACCACCTGCTGCAACTGCTCTGCCTGATCGCCATGGATCCGCCCAGCGACCTTTCGGCGGACAGCATTCGCGACGAGAAGGTCAAGGTCCTCCGCGCCCTCGAGCCGATTCCCGCAGAACAACTGGCTTCGCGCGTGGTGCGTGGGCAGTACACCGCCGGTTTCAGCGACGGCAAGGCAGTGCCGGGCTACCTGGAGGAGGAACATGCGAATCGCGACAGCGACGCGGAAACCTTCGTCGCCCTGCGCGTGGATATCCGCAACTGGCGCTGGTCGGGCGTGCCGTTCTACCTGCGCACCGGCAAGCGCATGCCGCAGAAGCTGTCGCAGATCGTCATCCACTTCAAGGAGCCGCCGCACTACATCTTCGCTCCCGAGCAGCGTTCGCTGATCAGCAACCGGCTGATCATCCGCCTGCAGCCGGACGAAGGTATCTCCCTGCAAGTGATGACCAAGGACCAGGGCCTGGGCAAGGGCATGCAATTGCGTACCGGCCCGCTGCAACTGAGTTTTTCCGAGACCTACCACGCGGCGCGGATTCCCGATGCCTATGAGCGTCTGCTGCTGGAGGTCACCCAGGGCAACCAGTACCTGTTCGTGCGCAAGGACGAGGTGGAGTTCGCCTGGAAGTGGTGCGACCAGCTGATCGCTGGCTGGGAACGCCTGAGCGAAGCGCCCAAGCCGTATCCGGCGGGGAGTTGGGGGCCGGTGGCCTCGGTGGCCCTGGTGGCCCGCGATGGGAGGAGTTGGTATGGCGATTTCTGA